In Mariluticola halotolerans, one DNA window encodes the following:
- a CDS encoding ABC transporter substrate-binding protein, which produces MSHNYKTHIGRMVSTLSALAASLVMSATLTGAAQGQDQALVDAAQGEGKLSIYANIDPGILQGLADAFQEKYNITVDVQRQSSSALAQRFMAERESSINIADIYYSTDQAFHVDGVKAGIFAALDDVPGISTWPAEAVFDGYVILGYNPYSLVWNTDLVAEGLDSWEDLADPQWAGQVMLTDPRSGVTSNQFYKMLRDAYGDDFLRRLGKNATYSKSAVPGMQQVAAGAQAMYAPGIHQVAVGLIAKGAPLQEAFPEPTISSNNLMSLVADAPNPNAAKLFMSFLTTVEGQQLNNPDGFPPIEGVPGARNMPKVVVIDPAIAQAESDEMAKLMGL; this is translated from the coding sequence ATGTCACATAACTACAAAACCCATATCGGCAGGATGGTTTCAACCCTGTCGGCTTTGGCCGCTTCGCTGGTCATGTCAGCGACGCTTACCGGAGCCGCCCAGGGACAGGACCAGGCACTGGTCGATGCCGCCCAAGGCGAAGGCAAACTATCCATTTATGCCAATATTGATCCGGGTATCCTGCAAGGGCTCGCGGATGCATTTCAGGAAAAATACAATATCACCGTTGATGTGCAGCGCCAAAGCTCATCGGCGCTGGCCCAGCGTTTCATGGCCGAGCGTGAATCCAGCATCAATATTGCAGACATCTATTACAGCACCGACCAGGCCTTTCACGTCGATGGCGTGAAAGCGGGTATCTTCGCCGCTCTCGACGACGTGCCCGGCATATCGACATGGCCCGCCGAAGCCGTGTTCGATGGCTATGTCATTCTGGGCTATAATCCCTATTCGCTGGTGTGGAATACGGATCTGGTGGCCGAGGGGCTGGATAGTTGGGAAGATCTGGCTGATCCGCAATGGGCGGGACAGGTTATGCTCACAGATCCACGCTCTGGCGTCACCTCGAACCAGTTCTACAAAATGTTGCGCGATGCCTATGGTGACGACTTCCTGCGGCGGCTGGGCAAGAACGCAACCTATTCGAAAAGCGCGGTGCCGGGAATGCAACAGGTAGCCGCCGGAGCACAGGCCATGTATGCCCCGGGCATTCATCAGGTCGCAGTGGGACTGATCGCCAAGGGCGCGCCGCTGCAAGAGGCGTTCCCTGAGCCGACGATCTCATCGAATAACCTGATGAGTCTGGTGGCAGATGCGCCAAACCCCAATGCGGCGAAGCTGTTCATGTCCTTCCTGACCACAGTGGAAGGCCAGCAGCTCAACAACCCCGATGGCTTCCCCCCGATCGAGGGCGTGCCCGGTGCACGTAATATGCCCAAGGTCGTGGTGATCGATCCGGCAATTGCCCAGGCCGAATCCGACGAAATGGCAAAGCTGATGGGTCTCTAG
- a CDS encoding CaiB/BaiF CoA transferase family protein, with protein MAQALNGIKILDLSHVMAGPFCTRQLALLGAEVIKVERPGEGDVMRYYGHDPRFGRNSPNFVGYNAGKRSITLDFSTAEGMNILRRLISDTDVLVENFRPGVLDAKGLGWEDCKAINSSLIYCSISGYGQDSHLKHNPAYDHIAQAMSGMMSLQGAENDPPMKVGFPLIDTFSGHMAAFSILAALVRRERGGGGQRIDVSMLDASMVLMSSMVLKYLATGDVPPRVGNKGFSLSATADMFETSDRPISIGANTNAQFVSLCKVLGLDGLIEDPRYANAPGRWEHSKPLRAEISAAVAKWKAEELEIELNASDVPAAVVRDLAGIINHPHFDGRPTFYDVDVPAWEGSTRIINGGFVTDVDGPGTSTQAPDLGEHTDEILSELGFDARTVADLKERKVI; from the coding sequence ATGGCGCAAGCATTAAACGGGATCAAAATCCTCGACCTTTCCCATGTAATGGCGGGCCCATTCTGCACACGTCAACTGGCGCTGCTGGGCGCGGAGGTGATCAAGGTGGAGCGCCCGGGTGAGGGCGATGTCATGCGTTATTACGGCCATGATCCGCGCTTTGGACGAAACTCTCCCAACTTTGTGGGCTATAATGCGGGCAAGCGGTCGATCACGCTCGATTTTTCGACCGCAGAAGGCATGAATATCCTCAGGCGCCTGATCAGCGACACCGATGTTCTGGTGGAAAATTTTCGCCCCGGCGTGCTCGATGCCAAAGGCCTGGGCTGGGAAGACTGCAAGGCAATCAACAGCTCACTTATTTATTGCTCAATCTCCGGATACGGGCAGGATTCTCACCTCAAGCACAACCCCGCCTATGACCACATCGCTCAGGCAATGTCCGGAATGATGTCGCTGCAAGGCGCCGAGAACGATCCGCCCATGAAGGTCGGTTTTCCCTTGATTGACACTTTTTCAGGCCACATGGCAGCGTTCTCCATACTTGCCGCGCTGGTTCGGCGTGAGCGCGGGGGCGGCGGCCAGCGCATCGATGTGAGCATGCTGGACGCCTCGATGGTGCTGATGAGTTCAATGGTTCTGAAGTATCTTGCGACCGGCGATGTGCCGCCGCGTGTTGGCAACAAGGGGTTCAGTCTCAGCGCGACTGCAGACATGTTCGAGACCAGTGACCGGCCTATCTCCATTGGTGCGAATACCAACGCCCAGTTCGTTTCACTCTGCAAGGTGCTGGGACTTGACGGTCTCATCGAGGATCCGCGTTACGCAAACGCGCCTGGACGATGGGAGCATTCCAAACCGTTGCGCGCAGAAATTTCTGCAGCGGTTGCCAAGTGGAAGGCCGAAGAGCTCGAAATCGAACTCAATGCCAGCGATGTGCCGGCAGCGGTGGTGCGCGATCTCGCCGGGATCATCAATCATCCCCATTTCGATGGCCGGCCAACCTTTTACGATGTGGACGTCCCTGCATGGGAGGGGTCAACGCGGATCATCAACGGCGGATTTGTTACCGATGTGGATGGACCGGGAACCAGCACCCAAGCCCCCGACCTTGGCGAACACACCGATGAAATACTGTCGGAACTGGGGTTTGACGCGCGTACGGTCGCGGACTTGAAGGAGCGCAAGGTCATATGA
- a CDS encoding ABC transporter permease: MSFTAPEIETATRRFRLRPYVARLSPFTITLWSILIALSAMLIIYPLGIALIYEFSNVVDGFARLTTGDLSRSIPTVILNTLIVVVGATGIAIVIGSALAWANERSDASLGFMGQLLPLAALIVPPVAGVIGWAVLLDPRAGLLNYFFRGMLQLFGIDLRQGPFNIYSMTGLVIITGLYTVPYVYLVVSAALQRLDPAVEEASRVSGAGPLRTILKVTFPAIKPALAASILLGFISGVSLFSVPAVLGAGARIDVLSVYIFRLLSEYPAQTGPALVLAIGLLLVVQILLFGQNMLVKRGQNATIAGKGFRGTAVRLGRFRYAVLGVAVLYLVATSVLPLLGLLLVSLQPFWTPAINLSVLTLDNFRFVLFENRQTVAALVNSMVLGFAVATLNMLLTGAIALHFTRNGTARKFADSLTGLPATIPHTVIGVAFILAFSREPLRIYGTTAILFFAYLIMTITYAARASAAAADSIGAELSESSRVSKASDLRTLVKILLPLALPGLVAGWIMVFVHTVGEVTASAFLSGTHNPVIGRVLLDFWNFGNFPQVAALALVITVISSTLVGLMLFITRRAHKATVS, translated from the coding sequence ATGAGCTTCACTGCTCCTGAGATCGAGACGGCCACCAGACGATTCCGGCTCCGGCCCTATGTCGCCCGGCTGAGCCCGTTCACTATTACCTTGTGGTCAATACTGATCGCACTTTCCGCAATGCTCATTATCTACCCCCTTGGCATCGCCCTGATTTACGAATTCAGCAACGTGGTCGACGGATTTGCGCGGCTTACAACGGGTGACTTGTCGCGCTCAATTCCCACGGTCATCCTCAACACGCTGATTGTCGTTGTCGGCGCAACCGGTATCGCGATTGTTATTGGTTCGGCCCTCGCCTGGGCCAATGAACGGTCCGATGCCAGCCTGGGCTTTATGGGGCAGTTGCTGCCCCTTGCCGCTCTTATCGTGCCCCCCGTCGCCGGTGTGATTGGCTGGGCGGTGTTGCTCGATCCGCGCGCAGGGCTGCTCAATTATTTCTTTCGCGGAATGCTGCAGCTCTTCGGGATCGATCTGCGTCAGGGGCCGTTCAACATATATTCCATGACCGGCCTGGTGATCATCACCGGACTTTACACGGTTCCATATGTCTATCTGGTTGTGTCTGCCGCCTTGCAAAGGCTCGATCCAGCGGTTGAAGAAGCGTCACGCGTAAGTGGTGCCGGCCCGTTGCGCACCATCCTGAAGGTGACCTTTCCCGCAATCAAGCCTGCGCTCGCCGCTTCCATTCTCTTGGGCTTCATTTCCGGCGTCAGCTTGTTTTCCGTCCCCGCCGTGCTTGGCGCGGGCGCGCGCATCGATGTGCTGTCGGTTTATATTTTCCGGCTTTTAAGCGAATACCCCGCCCAGACCGGCCCGGCTCTTGTTCTTGCAATCGGTTTGCTCTTGGTGGTGCAGATCCTGCTTTTCGGCCAGAACATGCTGGTCAAACGCGGGCAAAATGCCACCATTGCCGGCAAGGGGTTCCGGGGCACGGCCGTGCGGCTTGGGCGTTTCCGCTATGCGGTGCTCGGCGTTGCGGTGCTATATCTCGTGGCGACCTCGGTCCTCCCGCTTCTGGGTTTGCTGCTGGTATCTTTGCAGCCTTTCTGGACGCCTGCGATCAATCTGTCGGTGCTGACCCTCGACAATTTCCGCTTTGTCCTGTTCGAGAACCGGCAGACCGTGGCAGCTCTCGTCAACTCGATGGTGCTGGGTTTTGCCGTTGCCACACTCAACATGCTGCTCACGGGTGCCATTGCCCTGCACTTCACCCGGAATGGTACAGCGCGCAAATTCGCCGATAGCCTGACAGGCCTGCCAGCGACCATTCCGCATACGGTGATCGGGGTGGCTTTCATTCTGGCTTTCAGTCGCGAGCCGCTACGCATTTATGGCACCACCGCCATTCTGTTTTTTGCATACCTGATAATGACAATTACCTATGCCGCCCGCGCATCGGCTGCCGCTGCCGATTCTATCGGGGCCGAGCTCAGTGAATCGTCCCGCGTCTCAAAGGCCAGCGACCTCAGGACACTGGTGAAGATCTTGCTGCCGTTGGCCCTGCCAGGTCTTGTTGCGGGCTGGATCATGGTCTTCGTGCATACGGTCGGAGAGGTCACGGCCTCAGCCTTTCTCTCCGGTACGCATAACCCGGTGATCGGGCGGGTACTGCTCGATTTCTGGAACTTTGGAAACTTTCCGCAAGTGGCGGCACTTGCCCTGGTGATCACGGTGATCAGCTCAACGCTTGTGGGGCTAATGCTCTTCATAACCCGGCGGGCACACAAGGCCACCGTTTCGTGA
- a CDS encoding restriction endonuclease, producing MPVWVARAGRNGEQEQYALSNNVAVAGWDDAPDFAAVKSREQLLPLLVETYSEEAENKLKNWETQIWAFSNRIAIGDLVILPRKRTSTVAIGKVTGTYRFVTDAPAGCKHQIPIEWIKKDIPRQSIDSDLRFSIGGAMTVFQVSRNRAEDRFRAMLEGRTLSVGNDRKQEAVSEGEDISAPDLERIATDQISDHISRKFRGHELERLVEAVLIAQGFVTDRTDEGADGGVDILCGKGSLGLESPRMCVQVKSQDGALDVKVVRELQGVLSTFGADLGLIVAWGGFTSKADDEARRNFFKIRLWTPDTLISQLVSVYDKLPEDIQKDLPLKRIWTLVQD from the coding sequence GTGCCAGTATGGGTTGCACGCGCTGGTCGCAATGGTGAGCAGGAACAATATGCGTTGTCGAACAATGTAGCTGTGGCGGGATGGGACGATGCGCCTGATTTTGCCGCCGTAAAGTCTCGCGAACAGCTTCTGCCCTTACTCGTGGAGACTTATTCCGAAGAGGCCGAAAATAAGCTGAAGAACTGGGAAACCCAGATTTGGGCGTTCTCGAACAGAATAGCGATTGGAGACCTTGTTATCCTCCCCCGGAAGCGCACCTCGACTGTCGCGATTGGCAAGGTTACTGGCACCTATCGTTTTGTCACCGACGCGCCAGCGGGTTGCAAACATCAAATTCCGATAGAGTGGATCAAAAAGGACATCCCGCGACAAAGCATAGATAGCGACCTGCGATTCTCTATTGGTGGCGCGATGACCGTGTTTCAGGTCAGCCGCAATCGTGCGGAGGATCGGTTTCGCGCCATGCTTGAAGGGCGAACATTGTCAGTCGGAAATGACCGCAAGCAGGAAGCAGTATCTGAAGGAGAGGATATTTCGGCTCCTGATCTTGAGCGGATCGCAACCGACCAGATTTCTGATCACATCAGCCGAAAATTTCGCGGGCATGAATTAGAGCGGCTTGTGGAGGCGGTTCTGATTGCGCAGGGTTTCGTGACCGACCGCACCGACGAGGGAGCGGATGGAGGCGTTGATATCCTGTGCGGCAAAGGCTCACTCGGGCTAGAATCTCCTCGCATGTGCGTTCAGGTCAAATCGCAAGACGGCGCTCTTGATGTGAAGGTTGTGCGGGAGCTTCAAGGGGTGTTGAGCACCTTCGGTGCAGATCTTGGTCTCATAGTCGCATGGGGTGGCTTTACCAGCAAAGCTGATGACGAAGCGCGGCGGAATTTTTTCAAGATCCGCTTATGGACCCCGGATACTCTGATCAGTCAGCTGGTCTCAGTGTATGACAAGCTTCCAGAAGATATTCAAAAGGACTTGCCGCTCAAGCGCATTTGGACGCTGGTTCAGGACTAA
- a CDS encoding site-specific integrase — MKGEFKRCVMATIRKLRGRWQAQVRRKGLQPRAKSFDIKSDAEKWARNLEAEIDRVGHFSDTRLAERMTVRELLERYLDEVTPLKRSAAVEGFRVRAMTRRSIAYRTLAMLTPAVVAQYRDERLKEVASSTVLKEINTLGHAVETARREWGVNLAINPCRMIRRPKTPRGRDRRLEIGEEERLLAAADTGRSPYMRPLIILALETAMRQGELLALRWDDVDLQKRIAHLQLTKNGESRDIPLSRRALGALQELAETRSGSAVIPSTKSAAVQAWSHLRVRAESDDLRFHDLRHEAVTRLLERGLNVIEVSTISGHKELRMLQRYSHLKAADLVARLD; from the coding sequence ATGAAAGGCGAATTCAAAAGGTGTGTGATGGCGACTATTCGCAAACTCAGAGGACGTTGGCAGGCACAAGTCCGCCGTAAAGGATTACAGCCCCGCGCCAAATCCTTTGATATCAAATCCGACGCCGAGAAATGGGCCCGAAACCTTGAAGCCGAAATCGACCGCGTCGGTCATTTCTCCGACACCCGGCTTGCAGAGAGAATGACTGTCCGCGAGCTGCTGGAGCGTTATCTGGATGAAGTGACACCTTTAAAACGGAGCGCCGCAGTTGAGGGCTTTCGCGTCAGGGCGATGACCAGACGCTCTATAGCTTACCGGACACTTGCCATGCTGACCCCTGCTGTGGTCGCTCAATATAGAGATGAGCGCTTAAAGGAGGTCGCATCATCGACAGTGCTCAAGGAGATCAATACGCTCGGCCATGCTGTCGAGACCGCGAGACGCGAATGGGGTGTCAATCTCGCAATCAACCCGTGCCGTATGATCCGGCGACCCAAGACACCCAGAGGCCGGGATCGCCGACTGGAAATTGGCGAAGAGGAAAGGCTACTCGCCGCAGCCGATACGGGGCGAAGCCCATATATGCGACCCTTGATCATTCTCGCACTCGAGACCGCAATGCGCCAAGGCGAACTTCTAGCCCTGCGCTGGGACGATGTGGACCTCCAGAAACGTATCGCGCACCTTCAGCTTACGAAGAACGGTGAAAGTCGCGACATCCCTCTCTCTCGAAGGGCCCTAGGAGCGCTTCAGGAGCTCGCTGAGACACGGTCCGGCAGCGCCGTGATACCCAGCACCAAATCTGCGGCTGTGCAAGCCTGGAGCCATCTGAGAGTCAGGGCTGAAAGCGATGACCTTCGATTCCATGACCTGAGACATGAGGCCGTGACCCGGCTGCTGGAGCGTGGCCTGAACGTAATCGAAGTGTCCACGATCTCCGGGCACAAAGAACTGAGGATGTTGCAGCGATATAGCCATCTGAAGGCGGCAGACTTGGTCGCTCGACTAGACTGA
- a CDS encoding class I SAM-dependent DNA methyltransferase produces MTDLDQLIANASASGGSERANYQLFILGLCEALGLQKPEMAQEHNHHNDYVFERRVDFKHPDGSRTAGFIDCYKRDSFVLEAKQSAKRQKAAENQFDLHGEEAGQRKLGHARRGGAGWDKVMIEARRQAENYARALPVEHGYPPFLIVVDVGHVIEIYADFSGQGKNYAHFPDRQNYRIRMDDLRDANVQARLAAIWSDPHSLDPAKKSAEVTRDIAGRLSIIAKRLEGKHDPRDVAEFLMRCLFTMFAEDVDLLPKGMFADLLGQLADDPKAFVPALETLWKTMDEGGFEPRSMASLKRFNGSLFKTRRALPLAPEDIHELYVAAKMDWQDVEPAIFGTLLERALDPRERSKLGAHYTPRAYVERLVVPTIIEPLRGDWVEVQARLRELHDAGDDDAALKLAKDFHHKLCTTRVLDPACGTGNFLYVSLELLKKLEGEVLTAIEDLGEDQSSLMMDGETVNPRQFHGLELNPRAVPIADLVLWIGFLKWQLKTVGLKDIPEPILHAYGTIQHQDAILAYDAEELVRDDKGAPVTRWDGVTKMAHPITGEDVPDPSAHIELYTYKNPRSAPWPEVEFIVGNPPFIGGKDLRAELGDGYAEAVWKARPNVPGGADFVMQFWDEAATRLTRKATKSNPNPLRRFGFITTNSITQTFSRRVIEKHMAGKTPLSLIFAVPDHPWLKASDKAAVRIAMTVAVKGAREGVLAEVVDENGLNTDAPLVSLETKEGKLRANLSVGADLSLLKPLHGNSSLAHMGVKLHGMGFIVKSADEFPETERELFKRFVNGRDLAQSSRNVLAIDLFGLSRKEAATKAPYAFQYIRDRVKPEREAQANKSPTADAVSYAENWWVWGKPRGEWRTLTNPLPRFIATARTARHRVFQYLSKDVVIESKVVGIGVDDPSVLAVVSSRPHLAFSENTGGWLGVGNDATYNHSDCFTPFPFPDLAENAETLSRLTDLGERLDNFRKERLAAHEFLTMTGLYNVLERVRELEWGAGPGRAVLAERGETIDPLTDKERAIYDAGLVGVLKDIHDEIDQLVFAAYGWDDLAPRLVGMPGATTPSGYKTEDQQAAEEDLLTRLVALNQTRAAEEARGQVRWLRPDYQIPKLGHKVARPDGVQAEADLTIITKADKPKWPTDGLDQIRVVVDVLAQAPAPVLPDAIAAAFDGRNTPKRKTRVEQVLNTLVATGSARTGEMDGQTRYFVPR; encoded by the coding sequence TTGACCGATTTAGACCAACTCATAGCCAACGCCTCCGCTTCGGGTGGTTCGGAGCGGGCCAACTATCAGCTGTTCATTCTCGGGCTGTGTGAAGCGCTCGGTTTGCAAAAGCCTGAGATGGCGCAAGAGCACAATCATCACAACGATTATGTTTTTGAACGCCGTGTCGATTTCAAACATCCCGATGGCTCGCGCACGGCAGGCTTTATCGATTGCTATAAGCGCGACAGTTTCGTGCTCGAAGCCAAACAATCCGCCAAGCGCCAAAAGGCGGCTGAAAACCAGTTCGACCTGCATGGCGAAGAAGCTGGTCAGCGCAAGCTTGGCCATGCCCGCCGGGGTGGTGCTGGCTGGGACAAGGTGATGATCGAAGCGCGGCGGCAGGCGGAGAACTATGCCCGCGCGTTGCCGGTTGAACACGGCTACCCGCCCTTTTTGATTGTGGTCGATGTTGGCCATGTCATCGAAATCTATGCCGACTTCTCAGGGCAGGGAAAAAACTACGCACATTTCCCAGACCGGCAGAACTATCGCATCCGTATGGACGATCTGCGCGATGCAAACGTGCAAGCCCGGCTCGCGGCCATTTGGTCAGATCCGCACAGCCTCGACCCCGCGAAAAAATCGGCCGAAGTCACGCGAGACATTGCTGGCCGCCTCTCGATCATCGCCAAGCGCCTTGAAGGCAAACATGACCCGCGCGACGTGGCCGAGTTCCTCATGCGCTGCCTGTTCACAATGTTTGCCGAAGATGTGGATCTGCTGCCCAAAGGCATGTTCGCCGATCTGCTGGGCCAGCTTGCTGATGATCCAAAAGCTTTCGTTCCAGCTCTTGAGACGTTGTGGAAGACCATGGACGAAGGCGGGTTTGAGCCGCGCTCCATGGCCTCGCTGAAGCGCTTCAACGGTTCCCTGTTCAAAACGCGCCGCGCCCTGCCATTAGCACCAGAGGATATTCACGAGCTTTACGTCGCAGCCAAAATGGATTGGCAGGATGTGGAGCCGGCCATTTTTGGCACCCTGCTCGAACGCGCACTTGATCCGCGCGAGCGCTCTAAACTCGGTGCCCATTACACCCCGCGCGCCTATGTGGAGCGGCTGGTGGTTCCCACCATCATCGAGCCACTGCGCGGCGACTGGGTCGAGGTGCAGGCGCGGCTGAGGGAATTGCATGATGCGGGCGACGATGACGCGGCATTGAAACTGGCCAAGGACTTCCATCACAAACTCTGCACCACCCGCGTGCTCGACCCGGCCTGCGGCACCGGCAATTTTCTCTATGTGTCGCTTGAGCTATTGAAAAAGCTCGAGGGCGAAGTGCTTACCGCCATCGAGGATTTGGGCGAGGACCAGTCCTCATTGATGATGGACGGCGAAACCGTCAACCCGCGCCAGTTCCATGGGCTCGAACTCAATCCACGCGCGGTGCCCATTGCCGATCTGGTGTTGTGGATCGGGTTTTTGAAATGGCAACTTAAAACGGTCGGTCTGAAAGACATCCCCGAGCCAATCTTGCATGCCTATGGCACCATCCAACATCAGGATGCAATCCTGGCCTATGATGCCGAGGAGCTGGTGCGCGACGACAAAGGCGCACCTGTCACCCGCTGGGACGGGGTGACGAAAATGGCCCATCCGATTACCGGAGAAGATGTGCCCGACCCATCAGCCCATATAGAACTTTATACCTATAAAAACCCGCGTTCCGCCCCATGGCCAGAGGTGGAGTTCATTGTCGGCAACCCGCCCTTTATCGGCGGCAAGGACTTGCGCGCCGAGCTGGGTGATGGCTATGCCGAAGCGGTGTGGAAAGCCCGACCGAATGTGCCCGGCGGTGCCGATTTCGTCATGCAGTTCTGGGATGAGGCGGCAACGCGGCTCACCCGCAAAGCGACGAAATCCAACCCCAATCCGCTCCGCCGTTTTGGCTTCATCACCACCAATTCCATCACCCAGACGTTTTCCCGTCGCGTGATCGAAAAGCACATGGCGGGAAAGACCCCGCTCTCACTGATCTTTGCTGTGCCGGACCATCCTTGGCTGAAAGCCTCCGACAAGGCGGCAGTTCGCATTGCCATGACTGTTGCGGTGAAGGGCGCACGTGAGGGTGTGCTGGCGGAGGTGGTAGATGAAAACGGGCTGAATACGGATGCGCCCTTGGTGTCACTGGAGACGAAGGAAGGGAAGCTTCGCGCTAATTTGAGTGTCGGAGCAGATCTGAGTCTGCTTAAGCCACTTCATGGCAACAGCAGTTTGGCGCACATGGGGGTAAAATTGCACGGCATGGGCTTCATAGTTAAATCTGCTGATGAGTTTCCTGAAACAGAAAGAGAACTGTTCAAACGGTTTGTAAATGGGCGTGATCTCGCGCAGTCCTCCAGAAACGTTCTGGCGATAGACCTTTTCGGACTCTCTCGAAAGGAAGCCGCTACCAAAGCGCCTTATGCTTTTCAATATATTCGCGACCGAGTAAAACCTGAACGGGAAGCCCAAGCTAACAAGTCGCCAACTGCTGATGCCGTTTCTTACGCGGAGAATTGGTGGGTATGGGGCAAACCTAGAGGGGAGTGGCGAACACTCACAAATCCACTTCCTCGGTTCATAGCAACCGCTAGGACAGCTAGGCACCGAGTGTTCCAGTATCTCAGCAAAGATGTAGTGATTGAAAGCAAGGTAGTTGGCATCGGCGTGGATGATCCAAGTGTGCTGGCGGTAGTTTCGTCACGACCGCACTTGGCTTTCAGTGAGAACACTGGTGGCTGGTTAGGTGTCGGAAATGATGCTACTTACAATCACTCAGATTGCTTTACTCCCTTTCCGTTTCCAGATCTTGCCGAAAACGCCGAAACTTTATCGCGCCTCACCGACCTAGGCGAACGTCTCGACAACTTCCGCAAGGAGCGTCTGGCGGCGCACGAGTTTCTCACCATGACCGGGCTTTATAATGTGCTCGAACGCGTCCGTGAGCTGGAATGGGGCGCCGGACCGGGTCGCGCCGTTCTGGCTGAACGCGGTGAAACTATCGACCCGCTCACCGACAAGGAGCGCGCTATTTACGATGCCGGTCTGGTCGGCGTCCTCAAGGATATTCACGACGAAATCGACCAATTGGTCTTTGCGGCCTATGGGTGGGATGATCTGGCACCCCGCCTTGTGGGGATGCCCGGTGCGACCACGCCCAGCGGTTACAAGACCGAAGACCAGCAGGCAGCAGAAGAAGACCTTCTGACCCGCCTCGTCGCCCTCAATCAAACACGTGCTGCCGAAGAAGCACGTGGGCAGGTGCGCTGGCTGCGCCCCGACTATCAAATCCCAAAACTTGGTCACAAAGTTGCCCGGCCAGATGGCGTGCAGGCAGAAGCGGACCTCACGATCATTACCAAGGCCGACAAGCCAAAATGGCCAACCGACGGTCTCGACCAGATCCGTGTGGTTGTCGATGTGCTGGCACAGGCACCAGCCCCGGTGCTCCCCGATGCCATCGCTGCAGCGTTCGACGGGCGCAATACGCCAAAACGCAAAACCCGTGTCGAACAGGTGCTCAACACCCTCGTCGCCACCGGCTCTGCCCGCACCGGCGAGATGGACGGTCAAACCCGGTATTTCGTCCCGCGCTAA
- a CDS encoding ABC transporter ATP-binding protein has protein sequence MLERRQEGAEKQEGTAVRVSIRNLSKIYRTRRGEHVALDNVSLEIGADEFVVLLGPSGCGKTTLLRCIAGLEEPDAGQIYINGQLVFCSESGVFVPPEKRQLNMVFQSYALWPHLKISENVAYPLKNGGVNTRDAHARAQEALELVGLGTYGAAYPGQLSGGQQQRVALARAIVSGDGLVLFDEPLSNLDAKVRERLRIELLNLQARIGFSAVYVTHDQVEALALADRVAVMNVGQIAQTGTPMDIYDRPRTRYVADFVGSANEIEAEILEAGDTLTVSTPIGALKGVVGGTPLKSGDKAWVMFRPEHCSFVDASRAAETNVVSGELTHSFYLGAVVQHVIRCGDHDIVVSQSGQAPREIGQQVHICCPLEKVRIFEVGGSE, from the coding sequence ATGCTTGAACGGCGGCAGGAAGGTGCGGAAAAACAGGAAGGTACAGCGGTGCGGGTTTCGATTCGCAACCTGTCCAAGATCTACCGCACACGCCGGGGCGAGCATGTCGCACTCGACAATGTGTCGCTGGAAATCGGTGCTGATGAATTCGTTGTCTTGCTGGGGCCGAGCGGCTGCGGAAAAACGACGCTTCTGCGATGTATTGCTGGTCTGGAAGAACCGGATGCCGGTCAGATCTATATCAATGGGCAACTGGTTTTCTGTTCGGAATCCGGGGTTTTCGTGCCCCCCGAAAAGCGTCAGCTCAACATGGTGTTTCAGTCCTATGCGCTGTGGCCACACCTTAAAATCAGCGAGAACGTGGCTTATCCGCTCAAAAACGGTGGCGTGAATACGCGGGATGCGCACGCCCGGGCCCAGGAGGCGCTGGAGCTGGTCGGTCTTGGCACCTATGGTGCCGCTTACCCCGGACAGTTAAGCGGCGGTCAGCAACAGCGCGTGGCGCTGGCCCGTGCGATTGTATCGGGCGATGGGCTTGTGCTGTTTGATGAGCCTTTGTCAAATCTCGATGCCAAGGTGCGCGAGCGTTTGCGTATCGAACTGCTCAACCTGCAGGCCCGCATCGGATTTTCAGCCGTTTATGTGACACACGACCAGGTCGAAGCGCTCGCGCTTGCCGACCGCGTGGCGGTGATGAATGTCGGCCAAATTGCGCAGACCGGAACGCCCATGGATATCTATGACAGGCCGCGCACCCGCTATGTGGCCGACTTTGTGGGCTCGGCCAATGAGATCGAGGCAGAAATCCTTGAAGCCGGTGACACGCTGACCGTGTCGACCCCCATTGGTGCGCTCAAGGGCGTGGTGGGCGGTACCCCGCTCAAATCCGGCGACAAGGCCTGGGTGATGTTCCGCCCTGAACATTGCAGTTTTGTTGATGCAAGCCGGGCCGCCGAAACAAATGTCGTTTCCGGCGAACTGACTCACTCCTTCTATCTGGGGGCAGTTGTCCAGCACGTAATCCGGTGCGGTGACCACGATATAGTGGTGTCGCAAAGCGGCCAGGCGCCACGCGAAATCGGCCAGCAGGTTCATATATGCTGTCCGCTGGAAAAGGTCCGGATCTTTGAGGTAGGGGGCAGTGAATAA